In Anoplopoma fimbria isolate UVic2021 breed Golden Eagle Sablefish chromosome 7, Afim_UVic_2022, whole genome shotgun sequence, the DNA window taaaagtttattttacagGAATAATGTACAAAGGTGGAGGAATTAAATGCAATctcacaaaaataacaacaaaacaagcattatATTAATGCTTCAAAAAAAGTCAGcgcaactttaaaaaatatattttaaaatatatatattttatatatatatattttatatatatatttttttatatatatattttttatatatatatatatatactagatattatatatatactgtatatatatatttatatatttttgggggaaattatACAAATCTAGGGTTTCGTCGAGTACATATGAAATCAATATAAAAACCtcagaaaagtaaaataaatgacatcatgTTAAACTGTGAAACGTGGTGAGACAAGTTCAAGGTTTACTGTTGTTGAACAAATACatgacctgaaaaaaaaaaaaaaaaaagctaaaagcaGAGACTCAGCACAGACGGCCTGAAAATATTGACTTCTGAGActaatcatacacacacataagctgTGATCAGATACAGTTAAACTAATAGTCCtcaggttaaaaaaagatataatacTAAAGTAGAACATGAATCATTTTCTTcctttactcatttatttagtCATCCATGAAATTGCACAGTGAATGATGTCATCAATAAATGAAACCAGATGTGTTTGAAGTAATAGTTTAGCTCTGTAACCTTAGACTTTGGTCCAGACTTGATATTTCAGTACTTTGTTTATCACTACTTCGTTTGGCACTACCAAGAGGTTTGATCTTAATGAGAGCAtatatttttaacctttttgcAGTTTTTGCCAAGAATTTGGTActacagttgtttttgttttttgtttacatttttagctCCCTGTCAACAAGGTCAaagaggaaaatatgttttatagaCTGATAAGATTGACCTCCTCACCAGCTGGAAAACTGTCTCTGTTTTCTAGTTTATTAAACTGAATGTGTGCATGAGAGACAGTGATAAGGTGGTGTTATTAGGTCCGAACtttgctgcaggaatgagttcTTAAaccaggaaatgttttttggtagagacctgtcaatcactgtgtagccccgccctaaagcatcccctgctttatggtctgtttgactctaaatggagcatcatttactaaatgaacatcatgctgtattgaagaagacttgaaactagagattgagaccataaactcatgtttacaatgtttactgagggaataaatcaagagagaagtagagtcattttctcatagacttctatacaaccagaggagtcgccccctggtggacagtagagagaatgcagctttaagaaacttTAGCGTCGGCTTCACTcgtcagaaccggaggttgttATCAAGTGGCTAACGAAGACTAAAAAAGTAATTTCGCTGATTAGTCCGCCTTTAAATcctcgttgttgttgttgttgttgttgttcctttaAAGCCTAacgtttggtttttttcttattttttcacGTATCAAAGATCATCATTTTGTCAAAAGAAACCATTTCTTGTTCCCTTTATGTAAAAGTGACCGGGCGCTTGTTGCTCACACATGAAACCAACGGGTTCACATGTTTTTTAACgtattttaatgtgtaaaaaagaGTAATGCAGGCTGTAAGTGTTGGTTTACTCTTTAATAGTTCAGCTGTTAAACCAACCAAACCCAACGCTGCTTTTAAACTTTGCTCTTTTACAATACTTTTTAGAGAAAAGGTCAGGGAAAGTACTTTAAACTCATTAATCCATCAAGACAGTTGCGACACAGGCTGCAGCACTCTCAGAGGGAGTTCCTGTATGTGTGCTATAAACCCAATGTGAAACACATGATAAAGATGGCAAACAGCACTTATCGTTGTTCAAACACAGTCTGCATTGTCTGGATGTTTGAACAGCGTCTGCAGTTAAAGCCACTGACCAGCTGTATATCGACTCCATGAAGATACCAATACCAAAGAAAAGTACTTAACAATCATCGGTCAGGATGTTTTAACCTCTCTATCATACAAATAAATGGATAAGTGTGTATTATAACAAACAATTATGTCtattttaagtgtattttaaatttataaacccaataaaatgtttaaaagtggctttttttaaatctgggcACTGATTTGTCATGTTAACAACAATAATATCCAttcaatttgtgttttattacctTCAATGACTATATGAAGCTGAAGTGAGGCATCTTTATTTGCTTGAATTTATTGCACAAAGTCAAATACATCGTAACTGTTTAGAAAAGTTACAGGTATTCCAGTCGTAATTATGCAATTTTGAGAATTTCACGGGGACAAAAATCAATAGAAATGAagatttaattcaatttatttaaaagagaataaTAGAAGCCAACTCCAAATTGATATTCTTTACAAACTCCATGaaacttttacttaatttttaACCAATGGATTGATATAACTGTAAATAAGATGTTGTTTTAATTGGGTGGGATTTCCCCTCTCAATTTTGTATTTCTCATAGCAGTAAAAATcaacaggtgtaattaataatatGATTAATATCAGGTGTGCCAGATTCACAGGTAAGGCTTAGAGGGACAACTATTTCACCTGTGCTTCTTCCTGCTATGATTTGTAAGATGATAGTGCAGGATTTGTCCATTTCAAGTAGTTAAATGTGATTTTCctcctgaaataaataatcatatgCAGCTCTAGCAGATTCCTTTGGTGAACACAAACTGGAGAGAAGataagagagaaacaaagaaaaggttGAGCTGTTACATAatgaattaaagcaaatattctGCTATTTAAATCctcataaatatgcaaatatgaattgattaattgagTGCAACGACTATCCGTCCGGCCAGCATCGCCTCACCATACGTCTCATAAACGACGTACACTCTCACACAGTGGAACGTCGGCCAGGACTGTTTTGTGTGAGGAACACTGTGTGCGAAGGCCAATAGAGCCACATGACTCCTGCCCAGACGGTGTTTGATGGATCGGCCAAGTTCAACATCGGGTCATATCACAATATGATATGAAGgaacagtaaacacacattttaaaaaaagcactgaTATGACACCGGGGCGACGGTGCTGTTATGACTGGGTTTTTAAAACTCACATTGACCCCTGTGCATGTGATTTTATATATGATGTATGACAAACAGTATGTGGACACCCCATACATGACAACCTTGAGCTTTAACCTGCAACTTTACTACTTTCTGCTCTTCTGGTTTCAGGTTTTTCTGCAGGATTTTGAACCCTGGCTGCAGGAATTTGACATTAAGCCACAAGAGCTTAGATGTTAAGCAACAAAGTCTGGCTTCTGATTGGACGGGGTTCGTATCAGGACTCTGTGAAGGTCGGtcaatttttatttaactctAATGCAAGACAGGAAAACCGGAAAACCCCAGAATAAATATGATCTAACCAACTATTAGTTCATATTAAACCTCCAGAAGTTCATTCTGTATGTAATATGAACTATTAGtcatgtacacacatgcacaggtaACCAACATGGAtgtacactacacacacacacacacacacatttctgatgACTCTGCACATTCTCACGTTTAAAAGAAATCCCTCAGCGTTCgttccactcacacacacttggctCGTCTCTTGTCGTTGTGAAAGCCTGAACATCTGAACGCCAACAGCTGTTTGACGTTTGAACACTGACTCAGACTCCAGTTAGAGCATGAAAAGCGTGAGTGTTAAGTCAGGGTCGCACATCATCTAATTAAATTCAGATTAGTGCTGGTGTTTCTGCAGCCAAACGTGATTCAGCATGTCGTGAACGCAACTTGTGAGAGACTTTCTGagcatatttatattttttacctcttttttcCAGGTAGTTTTTGATCTAAACTTCCAGTAAAAAGGTTTCTTTGTTCCATATCTATACGTTCTCTGAGAAAGACGtgataaacaaatgtttatgtggCCTTAAAAGTTCAAGTCCATAATCGTTGTGTTTAAATTTGAGTCATACAAAACAGGCTTTGATATTTCTTGAAATAGATTTATCTGTAAAGATAAGATACATTTACAGGAACACAAATCCAAGTTcaaatcctgtttgtttgtttttgtaggaatgcattttcaaaatgtttctcattTCTGTTCTTGTAATATTCTTCCTCGCTAAAGGGTAACAGATGGTAActtgtgatttatttgttttttctgcatacTTATGTGAATATATCTTCAGTCATTACTCTGATAATTGAAagcccttttctctttctttttgaaCTCACCTTCATGTcactcatttaaaacaaacacaaaaaaactatgcaaaaacaatcaaatcatAATAGCAACAGAAACCTAAACAAAATGATTTCTTTAGAGACTTATAACAATGTATCTCCAACTTTACACTTAAGATATTTGGATTATTCATTTTCAACTTTAAAGAtaagttaaatgaaaataacatttatgtgttttacaaacaaagaagctaaaaggacaataaaattataaataattaacagaagattaaaaagacaaacaaacacaattaaataaataaaagggggTTCAAGTTGCTTAAGAGTTAAATATAGGACTTCTGGTAAGTGTTGCTGTATAATGAAACTATAAAGTTTATTGTCCTGAGCTTTCAGTTGGATCTCAAGGTCTTCTTCAGGTCGCacttgcacttttttttaactttactgTATTACAACACATTCTTTAAGTGCAATAGATGAAATCATAAAAGCCAATGCGAGTCAACAGagccatctccatgacaacggAACAAAATGTGCTGATGGAGAACACGTGATATCGTTAAAAAGCTacagtggaccttgagttgatgtttattttgtcaaactattTGCAAGACAAAGAATAATAAACTATTTAACTGACTAGAACTCAATTGCATAAAAAATCTGATCTTTAAAATTGGtaatcaaataaatgatgtaCGTGTAAATACTCTGATCAGCTGTTAATACTCACTACAGCAATATATGTGTATTAATCTGCAGCTCAAAATAGTCCCTAATAATTCACTATTTTCACCTGTATGAGTagtgtttgcaaaaaaaactacaattccCAGCTGTTTAAGGAAATTACTCAGAAAAATGCGCTTTTCCATAAATCATTCTTAAACCTTAAAGGAAAATTAGGAACAAACtcgttaattttttttcaattgcttTTATTCCACTTGTCCTCCAGCCTTCTACGTGTAAGCggtacagtacatacagtagaCAGTACACAGTACAAAGATAATTTGGGTTTCAAAAGTGCAATCCTACTCAAACATTTCTCAACGCTGAGTGTACAAAAATATCAGCAACCACCTGCTCTGTGCATGAAGTAAACTCTGCAGGCGAAATCCACGATCGCTTCTCGAtttgtgtgcaaaaacaaaaaatgaattcttTATGAATCTGTTCTTAATATTTGTACACTCGGCCAAGGTATTTGTTTAAAAGGTCATTGGTCatagatatataatattgaCTGAACGAGTATAAATCTAAAAAATCCAGTCAGGATGATTGATTATTCTAAAACAAACCATTCAAATACCAtaagagatttttaaaaaatactacaTAATGTAAATGggtacatttttaaacagagggtaaaataaataaaatatgagaaTCACTGCATTACACCAAATCAGTACAGGTTATGAATAATGTTGCAATAACTAACTTTGACAAAATATTGggtttaaaataacattttgttgctttaaaaacatgtctgaaAGGATTAGAAATAGAGGAGACAGTTCTATTTGGCACATTATCAGCGGTAATGATTGGACCCTCTGCACACACGGTCCAGTGATAACTTATCGAACACGACACGAGACAGCGATGATGAAATGTGGTAAAAGTTCCAAGGCTGTGAACTTTTGAAAGGCTCACAGTCTTCTCTGTGTCATCCATTATTATCCTTAACACAtagttttattaaaacattacttCTTAGGCGTCATGGTATCAGTGAAACAAAGAGCTGGGGTCAGTAAAATCTTGTTTTCAAGCTTTGCAAACATCTGATTTTGTATCATTTGTGGAGGAAACGGGCAGAAAAAAGCCTCtgagattataaaaaaaagtacttttttgttattattttacacacaaagtCTCAGCTTGTGAGTTCAGGGTTAACTGATTGTGGTACAAACAAGTATTTGTAGTTATTTGCAGCCTTGTTGAAAACCAGGAAACCagatttttatataatttgtggCAGTAACTAGCAGAGAAAAGCCtctgagattaaaaaaaagtacttttttgttaatattttgaatCACATAATCTCAGTTTAAGAGTTCAGGGTTTACCAGTAATGttacaaaaaagtatttgtagttgtttgtacCCTTGTTGAAAACCAGGAAATAGTTTCAGATGATCAAATcatgcaaaacataaaaatgactcCCTTCTTACATTTTTGCACTTTGCCCCATTTGCCTCAACCCAACCTCTTACTATCTTCATTTTTGCCTCTCAAAATACACTgacttcccttttctttcttgtaaCTACCTGCAGTGTAAATTCATATAAACTTGTCGATATGATCACCAACGTATTGGcacatataaatatttttaaaaaaaacacgatTATAAAATCCCAGTTATCAGAACCTTTTCGTAAGGATTATGGCTGAACACCCATGTAAACAGGTTTTCCCGTGGACGTCTAGTAGTTGACGGGCGAGATGGAGCGGTGGCTGGTGGAGCAATGTCCCGCCCTAAAGACACGacgagagaagaagaaagaccaaaaaaaatctgttagAAGAGGTTCGTTGTTTTGAGTTCATTACTGAGGAGACATTTTTACTGGTCCGTCATTTACTAACAATTCCTTTGAAGTTTCCCcggaaaaaaatgtgtaatttggTTCAACTTGTTCATTtgtacaataaattaaaatgtaactactatgcaaaatgtgaaatttTAGGGAATGGATTtcttcatgctgtattgaagaagacttgaaactagagattgagaccataaactcatgtttacaatgtttactgagggaataaatcaagagagaagtagagtcattttctcatagacttctatacaaccagaggagtcgccccctggtggacactagagagaatgcaggtaaAAGAaccttccgcattggcttcactcagcagaaccgtAAATTGTCATCTGCTGACAACTAACTTAACTCTGATTGAAATAATTATTGCGtaacatatattataataagtgctacatatatatgaatttttagagatttttgtaatttttttaatgaattatgaGGAAATTGCTGACCCCAAAATTACAGAaaagtttcaaacatttcataGATAagtcaaaagtgaaagtaaccCCAAATTTGTTGTAACTTTTTCACActattttaaagattaaatcCACTGCATTTTATTTAGAGTAAAAATTGGGATTTTGCAACTCTCTGACTAGCTTACCTgcaaatgtatatgtataataatgtaattttataaGCAGTATTGCATGTAAAACTCAATGAAAGTGATTTTTAAGTTCAGAGAATTAAGTTAGTTAATGCACAGAAATTTAATTCTTAACAGAAGGTGTTAGCTTGTGTGCTAATCTGCTAACCTTGCTAACAGAGCTAGTTACAGCAGATGgatgaatattacattttttccattttttttctatagtTACCTGCAGAGTCCCGTGGCGCATTCGTAGTTGTTCTGGCAGTAAGCTCCAAATGGTTTACTGTTCATGATCCTCCACAGCGGGGTCATCCGAGCTGTCCTCCTCAATGTCGGGAAGTTCGAATCCACCTTCTGGTCGGAGCTGGACTGGACCTGAGGCACCAACGGACCTGCACACACCTGGAATCAAACACAAAGGAATGGACACGGAAATGTTcattaaaaaggaacaaaacagagaaaggaaaacCAGTCACATAGAACTACTTGGCATCGATCTATTACAGCAATTATAtgacaaaaatatgcattaattTAAATTACTGACTAAATTTAGGTGCACACAAGTCATCTGTCGCacaaaacatgcaacaaaagcaatacaaaacaatacaagcacttttgacaaaacaatccatTCATAAGCTTTAGTTCCGGAGCTAaaaagttagttagttagtttagttCCGGAACTAaaaagtggaccttgagttaagatttCTCTGCCAAGGTAAAGTGAATTttaacaccaaaataaaagttaatgtaattaaatagaACATTTATACCTTTATATTGGTGCATTGAAATAGCACAGCTGTAGTACTTTTCTTTACTTGTTCCCCAATTTTTAGCATTAATGAATACCTATTTAATTAGCTTTTTTCTATTCTTATTTCATCCTCATACTTTCACCTGGATTAAATGTATACAATTGGTTTCATATAGAGCATATGTTTCTCATAATTCCAACCCTAAAAAAAGAACTGACTTCTGTTTTGTGCAAACACAAGAGaagaaattcacatttttagcatattttttcatttaaaacacatttatccaGATGTTCGTAAAACAATCAGTAGAACGCACTCACCTGATGAGTCATCATGAGCAGCACGATGCACAGAGCCACTGCTGCTTTCCTTTGGGTGAAGAAACCTTTCTCCTGCATCTTTACGGCTCTTCTCAGATCTCAGATGTTTCGTTTTTTGTGCAAAGTAAGACTGAGGCTCTTCAGTCGATCTCAAAACCAGCTCGGTTTCCTGATCGTCCCAAAACTTCTGGAGGGTTTTTTGGAGGAAGTTTTTGAAGTAGTCGCACAGGTTTGCTGGAAGTTTCCAGTCAAGCCGAGCTCTCCTTTATAGAGAGGAAgcaagagggagggaggaagagtccCAGTccacctcccccccctctctctctctctttctctctctttatctttctctaTCTTTTCTGGCTGAAATGTGAcattgcaggaaaaaaatgcaatatccCAAAATGAGGCCATGTAGCACATTCCTTATTCGTGGACgtcatctctcttcttcttcttcttcttcttctttgtttgcacatgtgcagatTTAGGTGGAccagacaccacacacacatgtgatcGTAATAttgaatgaatgacagaatgGAGACACACGGCTGGgttaaaaaaagggtttaaagAGGCATAAaggtcactgtgtgtgtgtgtgtgtgtgtgtgtgtcaatgccACAGTGTGTGAATGAACTTCATCAGTAAGATAAGGCTTTATCATCCCACAGAGTCTGTGCGCTGCTGCATGTCTTTGACAGATGTGGTTTACATAAGCAGGTACACAGTACAGACATAACCCTGAAACGTGACTTAACGTGATTTAACATCAAGCTGGAGAAATTCTGACGACTGAAGCTaagttttttggggaaaaataacatatttaagtAAAACAGAAATCTTATTTTTGGTAAGAAATGAACAcctttgaatatatttttgtgaattaTTAGTGTTTGTCTTGACTCTAGTACGTATTTGGTCaacattgtacattttacatGTACATGTTTTCTTCGGACAGTAATGAAGCAATAGCTTAGagtatacatttacatattctggatttttaaatgcatgagtTTAACCTCTGCTTGCATgtattttaagaaaaaggaaTAAGACACATCTGCATATTCTTACTCGGGCTATacattctatgttttttttaaatcgcaCACTCCAAATTGCAATAAGTTAAGTTTATGTTATGTGTAGTAATAATTAAAGGTTCTCTATCTGATATATATGGAGCATTAATAAAGCCCACAATCCGTTTACCgctcaggttaacactgttagcaccgGCTCATTCATCTTATCGTTGAGAGGCGCATGGAGGCAATActctgaattttgaatttagtGGAGAGTCAAGAGGTCGTGGCTTTCTTTAATAGCTCCAAAAATATTCAAGAACTTCAGGCTTAAGAATTAACCTCGAGTAGGTGATAAAAATAGATTTCCCTGAGTGCACGTGCCTGCAGCTCATAAACAGGGTTAATAACACAAAGGTAAAGATAAGGAAgataaatttaaaaacaagatatattttattttgaaaggcatCCTCATGGGTCAAAAGGTCATCAAATGTGCATTCctttaataattaacattaagAGATCTATGTGAAGCTGTTTCCGTCCATCTCTTATGATATCTCACCACAGCAACAATAatgttaaaactttttttgttctttttttcaaggGAAATTCCGGTAAACCCTGGACAAAGATTGGACGTGATGGAAAATTCCTGTAAGCTTGTTCATCAGAGAAAGGCCTCCCGGAAGAGACTGACAGGAATCCCGGACTACATAAACCCAGAACATCTGCATTATATATCATCGGCGAGGCCATGACTCATCAGTTTGTACCCGACGGGCTCCGCAGCTGCAGAGTCAAAACTGCAAAGATGGAGTTTTTAAGAGAGGATTGTGGTGCTTTGCTAATGCAGGACAGTTGCAGAAGTGTTGGACTTCTGCAACTGGTTTATGTAGTTGGAGTGACAAAAGTGAAAAGAAGTTTTAGTGGATTGCACGTATCAATCACATAATGaataaaagtgacattttaaagagcCTTTACCGCATTATTTAAAAGCAAGGAACAGTTTAGAGGAATGAAAACCGCTGACACGTAAAGTTTGATGATGCATAAAGTCAACTCTGCATGTTGTcctagttaaaaaaaagatttaaaataatgtggtGTCTTTATTATGCAATTGAACAGAAttggtttgataaaaaaacttttcaaaatgcgaat includes these proteins:
- the leap2 gene encoding liver-expressed antimicrobial peptide 2, which translates into the protein MQEKGFFTQRKAAVALCIVLLMMTHQVCAGPLVPQVQSSSDQKVDSNFPTLRRTARMTPLWRIMNSKPFGAYCQNNYECATGLCRAGHCSTSHRSISPVNY